A single Triticum dicoccoides isolate Atlit2015 ecotype Zavitan chromosome 2A, WEW_v2.0, whole genome shotgun sequence DNA region contains:
- the LOC119359610 gene encoding beta-glucosidase 12-like yields the protein MKDMGMDAYRFSISWTRILPDGTLRGGVNREGIEYYNNLINELLSRGVQPFVTLFHWDSPQALEDKYGGFLNPNIINDYKDYAEVCFREFGDRVKHWITFNEPWAVSVAGYAMGVLAPGRCSPWEMGKCSAGDSASEPYTVSHHQLLAHAAAVKLYRKKYKVVQKGKIGITLVSAWFVPFSRSASDSDAAKRATDFMLGWFMDPLTRGDYPLSMRRIVRDLLPRFTKQQSKLVKGAFDFIGINYYTANYADNLPPSNGLKSYNTDARANLTGVRNGAPIGPETGLPWLYVYPQGLRHLLLYVKEKYGNPTIYITENGLGETTTNTSLPLAEALKDDARIEYHHMHLVALLSAIRDGANVKGYFA from the exons ATGAAGGATATGGGAATGGATGCATACAGGTTCTCCATATCATGGACAAGGATTCTTCCAG ATGGGACTCTGAGAGGTGGAGTCAACAGAGAAGGCATTGAGTATTACAACAACTTGATTAATGAGCTATTATCAAGAG GGGTGCAGCCATTTGTGACCCTTTTTCACTGGGATTCACCCCAGGCATTAGAAGATAAATACGGAGGGTTTCTTAACCCTAATATCAT AAACGACTATAAGGATTACGCTGAAGTCTGCTTCAGGGAGTTCGGGGACCGAGTGAAGCACTGGATCACATTCAATGAGCCCTGGGCCGTGAGCGTTGCGGGCTATGCAATGGGCGTGCTTGCGCCAGGTAGGTGCTCGCCCTGGGAGATGGGGAAATGCAGCGCTGGAGATTCAGCAAGTGAGCCTTACACAGTATCCCACCATCAGCTACTCGCCCATGCGGCGGCCGTCAAATTATACAGAAAGAAATATAAG GTCGTTCAGAAGGGGAAGATTGGGATAACTTTAGTCTCAGCCTGGTTTGTTCCTTTCTCCCGTTCAGCCTCCGACAGTGATGCAGCAAAGCGTGCTACAGACTTCATGCTTGGATG GTTTATGGACCCCCTAACCAGAGGAGACTACCCATTGAGCATGAGAAGAATTGTCAGAGATCTCTTGCCGCGGTTCACCAAACAACAATCTAAATTGGTCAAGGGTGCATTCGACTTCATTGGTATCAACTACTACACTGCAAACTATGCTGATAACCTTCCACCATCAAATGGCCTGAAGAGCTACAATACAGATGCCCGAGCTAATCTTACCG GTGTTCGAAATGGTGCCCCCATAGGTCCTGAG ACTGGTTTACCTTGGCTCTACGTCTACCCTCAAGGGTTACGTCATCTGTTGCTTTATGTCAAGGAGAAGTATGGCAATCCTACAATCTACATCACCGAAAATG GCCTCGGTGAAACCACCACCAACACGAGCCTACCACTTGCGGAAGCACTGAAGGACGATGCGAGGATAGAGTACCACCACATGCACCTTGTTGCCTTGTTGAGTGCGATCAG GGACGGGGCAAATGTGAAGGGGTACTTCGCGTGA